The Vibrio bathopelagicus genomic sequence GCTCCACCTTTGGAACGTCCCATTGGGGTACGAAGGCAATCAACAACAACTACATTATTCATTTTGCTATTCCTTTTCCAAATGTGGGTTACAGAGAACTGGCTTGTTGGCCTTCGTAAAAGCTTTCGCCTTTCGCTGCCATATCAAGCAATAGTTGAGGAACTTGGTACATTGCACCTAAGTCTTGGTAGCTCTTCGCCATTTCAACGAAGTTACCAATACCCACACTGTCTAAGTAGCGGAATACGCCGCCTCTGAATGGAGGGAAGCCTAAACCGTAAACCAGTGCCATATCCGCTTCTTGCGGTGTCGCGATAATGCCTTCTTCTAAACAAAGCACCACTTCGTTGATCATAGGAATCATCACACGTTGGATAATTGTCTGGTCATCAAAGTCTTGTGGCTGTTGGCATACGTCAGCCAAAATAGGAAGAATGTCTTCAGAGAAGGTTTTCTTCGGACGACCGCGTTTGTCTACGCTATACGTGTAGAAACCGCTGCCGTTCTTCTGGCCGTATTTTTCAGCGACGTAAAGTGCGTCAATCGCATCACGACCTTCTTTACCCATACGCTCAGGGAAACCTTGCGCCATTACTGCTTGTGCATGGTGTGCTGTGTCTAGGCCAACAACGTCTAGCAAGTACGCAGGACCCATTGGCCAACCGAACTTACGCTCCATGATTTTATCGATCTTAGTGAAGTCAGCGCCGTCACGTAGCAACATGCTGAAACCGCCAAAGTAAGGGAAAAGTACACGGTTAACGAAGAAGCCTGGGCAGTCGTTAACAACGATAGGAGATTTACCCATCTTCGCTGCGTAAGCCACCACGCGATTGATCGTTTCTTCAGAAGTGTGCTCACCACGGATGATCTCAACCAAAGGCATGCGGTGTACTGGGTTAAAGAAGTGCATACCACAGAAGTTCTCTGGGCGCTTCAAAGATTTCGCTAACAAGTTAATCGGAATCGTTGAGGTATTTGATGTTAGAACCGTGTCTTCACCAACCAAGCCTTCCACTTCGCTCAGTACCGCTGCTTTTACTTTAGGATTCTCTACAACCGCTTCCACAATCACATCTGATTGCTCAACACCTGCATAATGCAGGCTTGGAGTAATAGAAGACAGAATACCTGCCATCTTGAATCCATCTAGTCGACCGCGTGATAAGCGTTTATTCAACAGCTTAGAAGCTTCGTTCATACCAAGATCAAGAGATGCCTGTGCGATGTCTTTCATCATCACTGGGACGCCTTTCAGTGCTGATTGGTAAGCAATACCGCCGCCCATGATACCTGCGCCAAGTACGGCTGCACGCTCAGTTGCTTTGTTTGCTGATTTACCCGCTTGCTTCGCTAGACCTTTGATGTACTGGTCATTCAGGAATAGGCCGACTAATGCTTTTGCTTCTTCTGATTTCGCCAGCTTGACGAAGTGCTTACGTTCGATGTCGAGTGCTGCATCGCGATCGCTACGCGCTGCTTCTTCAATAGCAATTACCGAAGTAATTGGCGCTGGGTAGTGAGGCCCTGCTTTTTGAGCAACGAGACCTTTAGCCATGGTAAAGCTCATCATCGCTTCTAGTTTACTTAGTGAAAGCGCTGATGTTTTTTGTTTACGGCGTAGCTGCCAATC encodes the following:
- the fadB gene encoding fatty acid oxidation complex subunit alpha FadB, which translates into the protein MIYQANTLQVKELQDGIAELSFCAPASVNKLDLATLESLDKALDALNAHTGLRGLILTSNKDAFIVGADITEFLGLFAKPEAELDEWLRFANSIFSKLEDLPVPTLSMMRGHALGGGCECVLATDFRIGDKTTSIGLPETKLGIMPGFGGCVRLPRVIGADSAMEIITQGKACRADEALKVGLLDAIVETDQLLESAVNTVSLAANEKLDWQLRRKQKTSALSLSKLEAMMSFTMAKGLVAQKAGPHYPAPITSVIAIEEAARSDRDAALDIERKHFVKLAKSEEAKALVGLFLNDQYIKGLAKQAGKSANKATERAAVLGAGIMGGGIAYQSALKGVPVMMKDIAQASLDLGMNEASKLLNKRLSRGRLDGFKMAGILSSITPSLHYAGVEQSDVIVEAVVENPKVKAAVLSEVEGLVGEDTVLTSNTSTIPINLLAKSLKRPENFCGMHFFNPVHRMPLVEIIRGEHTSEETINRVVAYAAKMGKSPIVVNDCPGFFVNRVLFPYFGGFSMLLRDGADFTKIDKIMERKFGWPMGPAYLLDVVGLDTAHHAQAVMAQGFPERMGKEGRDAIDALYVAEKYGQKNGSGFYTYSVDKRGRPKKTFSEDILPILADVCQQPQDFDDQTIIQRVMIPMINEVVLCLEEGIIATPQEADMALVYGLGFPPFRGGVFRYLDSVGIGNFVEMAKSYQDLGAMYQVPQLLLDMAAKGESFYEGQQASSL